A stretch of Zootoca vivipara chromosome 13, rZooViv1.1, whole genome shotgun sequence DNA encodes these proteins:
- the EMC4 gene encoding ER membrane protein complex subunit 4 — translation MSTPGGLVTNRGRRFKWAIELSGPGSGSRGRSDRSGGQGDTLYPIGYSDKQVPDTSVQETDRILVEKRCWDIALGPLKQIPMNLFIMYMAGNTISIFPTMMVCMMAWRPIQALMSISATFKLLESSSQKFLQGLVYLIGNFLGLALAVYKCQSMGLLPTHASDWLAFIEPPERMEFTGGGLVL, via the exons ATGAGCACCCCTGGGGGGCTAGTTACCAACCGCGGACGGCGTTTCAAATGGGCCATTGAGTTGAGTGGTCCAGGCAGTGGGAGCAG AGGCCGGAGTGACCGGAGCGGTGGCCAGGGAGACACCCTCTATCCCATCGGCTACTCAGACAAGCAGGTGCCAGACACAAGTGTCCAGGAAACGGATCGCATCCTAGTAGAAAAG CGCTGCTGGGATATCGCTCTGGGCCCCCTGAAGCAAATCCCTATGAACTTATTTATCATGTACATGGCAGGCAATACAATCTCCATCTTCCCCACTATGATGGTCTGTATGATGGCCTGGAGGCCCATCCAAGCACTCATGTCCATCTCTGCCA CCTTCAAATTACTTGAGAGTTCAAGCCAGAAGTTCTTGCAGGGCCTGGTGTACCTAATTGGCAACTTTTTAGGGTTGGCCTTGGCGGTTTACAAATGCCAATCAATGGGACTGCTGCCAACTCATGCCTCCGATTGGCTAGCTTTTATTGAGCCACCTGAG CGCATGGAATTCACGGGTGGGGGTCTAGTGTTATGA